The window AGCATTTTAAGCAACTCGTTTTCCTTGGGTGACAGGGTTTGGGTCTGGCCTCCATGGCTGAGTTCGCGCAACTTTGGGTTGAAGTGGAAGGAACCAAGGTCAAACTCCTTGTTCTCTACTTCCTTGTTCAATTCCTCATTGCGCTTGAGGATAGCTTTGATCTTCATCAACAGCACCTCACTGTCAAAAGGCTTGGTGATATAGTCATCTGCGCCCAGTTTATAACCCTGGATAATATCTTCCTTCATGGTCTTGGCACTCAGGAAGAACAGGGGAATATCCGGATCTATATCACGGATCTCTTCTGCCAGGGTAAAGCCGTCCATATTGGGCATCATTACGTCCAGCAGGCAGAGATCGAACTTTTCGCGTTGGAATGCGGCAAGGCCCAAACGGCCATCCCTTTCGAGAACCACATCAAAATCGTTCAGCTCAAGATAATTCTTCAATACCAGTCCAAGATTCTGATCGTCTTCGCACAACAGTATTTTAGCTTTCTTTTCATCCATAGCTTGAGTATTTATTAGGATAAAATAAAATTAAATCATTTCAGCAGCCCCGCCAACGGTGACTAATATTTTGTTAAAGCGGCCTGGGCGGTCCGGATGGGCAGTAAGCCGGACCGGGGAAAGGACAGGAATAAGGCCTGTTAACTCTAGAAAAGGATCAGGTAATTAAATTTGCACCTTCAACCTATTGAATTATGCATATCACACCCGATAACAGACTGAAGAAGCTGATCGTAATTGGCGACAGGGTTTTGATCCGCCCCTCCAGGCCCAATGAAAAGACTGAAAGTGGTTTGTACCTTCCTCCCGGGGTCCAGGAAAGGGAGAAAGTACAGCAGGGATATGTTATAAGGACCGGTCCCGGTTATGCCATTCCCACCCCGCCAGAGGATGAAAGCTGGAAGCAGCCCGAAGAACAGGTGAAATATATTCCCTTACAGGCAAAAGAAGGGGACCTCGCTATTTTCCTGCTGAGTGGCGCAACTGAAGTGATGTATGAAGGGGAGAAATATTTTATCGTCCCGCAAAGCGCGATCCTGATGCTGGAGCGTGAGGAAGAACTCTAAACATCCAAAAAGATTGGGAGGGCTGTCATCTTTATGAAGACAGCCTTTTTTATTTTCAGGTGAGGAGGGGAATGAATTTTGAAATGCAATAACTTTCACAGGTAAACTTGATACTATGGCTGATCAGCAAAAATTCCTGGACACTATAAAGACCGGTTATTCTTTTAAAGGTGATTCCGCAAAAATTGGCGTGGCCATACTGGATGGCCAGCCGGTTGCAGGAGCAGATATCCTGTTGCCTCTAAAGACCATGAACAGGCATGGACTTATTGCCGGTGCTACCGGTACGGGTAAGACCAAGACCCTCCAGGTTTTGGCGGAAGTGCTTAGCGATAACAGTGTTCCTGTGCTGCTCATGGATATCAAGGGTGACCTGAGTGGAATTGCAGCGGCAGGGTCAGCAAATGATAAGATCAATGAAAGGTACCAGCATTTAGGCATGAGCTACCAACCCGCTGCCTATCCGGTGGAATTGCTTTCCCTGAGCGACCAGCCCGGGGTTCGGTTGAGGGCTACAGTTAGTGAGTTTGGGCCCGTGCTGTTAAGC is drawn from Flavihumibacter rivuli and contains these coding sequences:
- a CDS encoding response regulator transcription factor, whose product is MDEKKAKILLCEDDQNLGLVLKNYLELNDFDVVLERDGRLGLAAFQREKFDLCLLDVMMPNMDGFTLAEEIRDIDPDIPLFFLSAKTMKEDIIQGYKLGADDYITKPFDSEVLLMKIKAILKRNEELNKEVENKEFDLGSFHFNPKLRELSHGGQTQTLSPKENELLKMLCEHMNDLLPREQALKKIWGSDTYFNGRSMDVYIAKLRKYLKEDSSIEIVNIHGNGFRLVVPTNA
- a CDS encoding co-chaperone GroES, with the protein product MHITPDNRLKKLIVIGDRVLIRPSRPNEKTESGLYLPPGVQEREKVQQGYVIRTGPGYAIPTPPEDESWKQPEEQVKYIPLQAKEGDLAIFLLSGATEVMYEGEKYFIVPQSAILMLEREEEL